aacattaaatttcgTATTGTATGTTACGTAAGACAGTTACATTAACAAAGCTTTTTACGTTGTTTTTTTCACGTCAGACTAATTTgccttaattaaaattaatgcgttttaattaattacttatcaGTAATCTATGAATAAAGTAGAACAATTAATTGCTCATCAAATTCCGgcttaagaatataataaacgGTATATAGgtgttatttcaatttttttattaagaaatacaaCTCGGCAACAGTCAGCGAAAGTAAACCGAATTATATTAACTGTCCTCCTCTGAAAAATTGCAAAGCCCGttgataatttatttcgataaggTTCATTTGCGCACgtgttgaaacaatattttattagtaattttaagTTATGTATCTAGTTTTGGAACATCTTCGCTAAACAAGCTGTCACTATAATATGCTTCATGAAGAAAACCCCGGAAATACATATAAGTATTACATCAGTCCAAAACGTAGCGATAACAGAAAGTCGTAggtaaaatgtaaatatcatCGTGGATATCAAGAATGTTTTCCATATGAAATTAGCATCGATAACAAGACTTATAAGCGTAAATACAGTGTGCGTCAGTACTGTCCGCGAAAAGTCGTGTCATTAGTTCTACAAATATTGTCAAGTAAGCAAGTTTGAGACACATAAGCGTGTGTAATTGgacatttattattaagaaaaaataaggaaaaattttGGATATATCGAATAACacgcaaaacaaaataaattctcaagagagagagagagagagagagagagagagaaagagagatagcgCAAGTAATTGGGAACAATTAGCAAGTAGAGCGTTCATTTGAAATATCGCAGCGTTCGCTCCAAACACCATTTGCAACCTTTATCGCTCAACGAATATAAATAAAGACGACTAAAATGTCAGACTGTCAAAAGatagcattttattaattaattctgcaAAGATTGATGTTAAAGAGTTACAATAAAAAGGAGCGCAACACACCTCGGCAAAGTGGCTGTCCACGGAAATTTTCGATCAGGCAACAGCCGAAAGAAAAAGCGCGAGTCGGAATTGACAGATTTTGATACTTTTGAACAAAGTTCAAACATCAACAAAATGAGGCTACCGCTTTTCATTCTTTGTTTGGCTGTGGCGTATGGAACCTGCTTGTCACATGGTGACGTGACTGAAATACAAAGTAAGTCTTGTAATaatgcattaatattattatattgtattagcGTTACCAAGAGCgttactattaaaaaatgtttagattttgtataaaattacactttaatacaaaattatattaaataacgtGTTATATAAggtaaatagaattttttacgAATTGTATATCGACCAGATAATATGtctaaattatacaatattttgttaaatcattTCTCAACATGTACgcttttttaaacataataaattaataaaatttttatttattcaggccaaaaatataataattatttggagcaatattcaaataatataaataatataccttttgtaaataaaaaaaaataaaatatatataatatttaatacaatatataaaagtCCAGCTAGTTATTGTAATAACAAAGCGTCACAAGGATTAACAAATCATAAATCAAGAGAGAACAAAACTTgataaaaaagatgaaagtataatatatataattatagttattagtattaaatataaaatctcttCTTTGTTCACTGTTGGttccttaaaaaatatattacattttaatagaatttaatgtttatattatagcaattatcgttttataatttttctagatGGAGACTATAAAGTGAATTTGTCCGATGTGCCTTTTGAAAGATTTCATTCGAGGCACAAAAGAAGTTTATTATCACCAGTTACAGCGCCGCTAGACATGATATTACGTTTATGTGGAGTAAATGAGGGTGCTATAACTACAAGTGTAAACCTCCTGAAATTCGTAACCAACGCATTGATGGGACAAGATGTGTGCCCTAAAACAGAAGGAGTATCTCTTCTCGGATTGATCCCACAGATGATGTGTCATCCGGTCCAAACGACCGAAGCCTTAACATGCCACTTCTTGCAAACAGTTGGGAATGGAGGCCGTGCATTAACGTCGAAAGCATTTGACCTATCtgtacaaatatttagaaatatattccTACCAGGATTACATACAACGCTGAATGCACTAAAAGGCACACACTTGTTACCCCCACAAATCAATGCTGCAATCGacatattcaatttaatttataaatttttacaaataatgggATATGTCccgaattaaaatttgatttcccgttttttaaacgtaaaaaaagctGAAAAATTACTATACACAAAgagttcaaataatttaaaaaaattttactactgTATATCTATTTATGCAATTCATATTTTGTTATATGTtcaattatgaataatattacaACAAATTATGTATCCTTTTCATAAATCCTAAAcgctaagaaaaataataagtaacaagaataatcaataaaataattggattgaaataattttatttctatgcaTTCTCTTGTATATTCAGAACATTACTAACGTACATGTACATATGCGTTATcttcataaataatttcattaatatacatatataaatatataagtttcTGAGAAATCCgtcatgtaaaaatatgtttgagCAAAGATATAGGcaaacaattaatattacttaagTACCTACTTCACAGTCTCTATGTGAAAAAAGTTTAACTCgaacaaaaaaattctatttatatattaagaCTTAGTTGTTCAAAGGTAAATATAAATTGCTATAATATGAAATTCTTATTTAAGCATTTGTACTTAAAAAGAATCATCATCATCTGTATATTCATCTTTATCTAGAATTTTCGAAACTTCTTCTTCATGTTCCTCGATTTCGTCTTCCAGCAAATGTGAATCTCCTTCCATAAATCTCGCAAatctaaaataatcatattGCTAATTTCGACGCTTTGTTATTgcgtattatatattaaacaagcCGTAACCTTATTGGATTTTTCAGTCTTAAAACTGTCTTCCAAGGATTGCATTCCGGACTGGAGCAATAATTCTGTAAATCTTTTAAAGCTTTTCTAGTTTGCCGTATTCCTTCTTGATGATATTGCTCTTCACTTAATAATTTTCGCTTTTCCGGAAACACGTTTCgcctcatttaaaaaaaaagaaaaaaaagtgatatattacttttcaatttttcgtgtgtaaagataaatttaaaagaaatattaaaaaatctttatatacaGATAAGTACgcttaaacttaaaatataatttgttattgcatatttgaaaaatttccaaaaagttaaaaaaatgtccaataatagataaaaattattatatatctgaCGGTTAACAATAcgcttataatattttttacatacatacttataaaatttataataatagttttaaataaaatttgactgtaTAAAGATGAAACGCAACCTAAAAGAATACAATgctttattgcaaaaattgaaaatacaacTGCACAACagatatatacattatacattataaaaattagtgaaaattaaagataacaaacttaataaaaatatatataaaaatatatatctagccaaagctaataaatataaaaccaagTAAATATAGCATACATAAATGTGTATTGTGCTAAGATAGGATTGTGCATTATgtggatattaaatatatttaagtgttAGCAACACACacctaattattatattttaatagttttaaaaataatattaaatatctacaAAATCATTAGAATATGCATATTGAAAAAGAATATGaacagaaaaagaagaatatatGCGCAATGGATTCCAGCTTTATTCAAACagataatctaaaaaaataagcaattttCACACAATTACAGTTCTGTGCAGCACATGTGTGTTATAGCTGGTTATAAAACAGAGAATAATAATACTATCCTATCGATGCTTACCAATACCTCTTTGATCGCTCAAAAGCTGCTTtcggaaaattataaaaaagtataagtaCAATGCAACATGAAAAGGATGCTTCGTAGAAGTGACTGCTGTGATAAACCAATGCCAATCCTACAAGCTATAtggaaaaaaaactatttataataacaaattatgaaagaaaattataaagtgCTGCCTACCTGCAAAAACCATTGTATTATTTGTTTCGTTCTCGTATTGGTAACTGGACCGAAACGGTAGCAAATTACGAAACTAATCAAAGACGTAACAAGAATGTACCACATCAGCCATTCTCTATATTGCATTACAATTACTTGTGTATTATCCCATAATAATTTAGCAATATAAAGACTCATCGATGTAGCAAATACTAAGTACATTTTtcccttaaaaaaatatattttatcaaaaattatattaaagacgaaaattattatattaaaatagttacCCATGGTATCAATTTCCCagccatatatattaaaattatgagaGATAAAGTGACTCCAAATATTATGCcacaagtataataaaataatgaattccGACTTAATATCTTGGCAcaccaaaaaattataatacccATTATCATCATTGTCAATTTCCAAACATTAATACCTGATGACAGAAGAcaatatatcattaattatacataaaatgaaataatctcAGAGCAAATTGAGATGCTTACGTGTTTCTGTCAGACTCATTATATAGCCAGATTCACTGGGAGAACCTATGTAAACACCTATACATGTATCTTCAAAgggattaattttaaattgcctATGTTTTCCCGTATCAAAGTAACTCCACAATTTTTCATTCGCATCATACTTTTGGAGAATTTCTTGAGGTGTTTTGCCATCGTACAAAACATAGGAGTCTGAATTGATTTGGAGATCCATCTGTagtattaaaagtttatatcataaactaataaaaatgtttcacatGTGCACATGTTAGCTTGAAAACTTACAGTCATAGTTCTCCACATATGTGTCAAGTATTTTGAGGAAGCATTGTGACAATAAGTCTTGAGACCAggattattattttgtacaatgtCAGCTGCATTCATAAAGTGTATTTCTAAAACAATAAGAGTGTGTACAGGGAGACACTATTAGCGCTTTTtgcatcattttatccttgttttacatttaatcaatgataaaaatagaaaacacaAATAGTACTAATAGCGATCTTTCCAAACGCATCCTAAACAAAATACACAtgtactataaaatataaaaaaataaatatttatgcaattataaattaatttactttcaGAAAGAGATTGTAATTCTTCCTGCCTGTCAATTGTAAGTTAGGAAAGATTAGTTTGACAATTTGGCAATAAAACATTTGAgtaatatataagaatatgtaACATTAGAGACATATATTCCATAATAATTGATGCAAACGGAtgacaaaatttaattgttagctatttaatatattttaacaatacaataaaatgttatgaaaaCCATATAttatgtttgaaacattttgacGATTACATATCGCTTAACACACGTTATTACATAGTTAATTATCTCAAAAAAGTcattgttaatagaattatctCAGAAGTCGGCTTTTTTAGACCGATGAAGAGGTTAGCTAGACCTTACTTGGTTCGTCGAGAATGCGACGCGCGTAAGCACATCGAGACAAACAAAAACACAGGAGAATCCATTTCGCCAGCTCGATTATACTATTCATTCTCTCGATTCAACAGAGATCCTCCTTACATTCACTATCACGTTTGCCGCATGCCGTTGCGGTACCGGTCGCCGGTCAGGCTAGGTGAGACATGAAAGATTTGAACGTTGAACTAAACGGAGTAAACGGAGTAAATCGACCATAACAAGATCTCGAGTCGCGAGTCGAGATTTTACGTCGCTcaactgttggcacacctgacgAAGGAAGCGTCGAGCGCGCGTATATACACGAACTTTCAATCGTTCCTAACCGCTTTCGCCTTTCGCGTGACTGATTGATTCGTCTCATCGCACTGTACCAACGATAATTAATGCAAACGCAATGGAGACGAGGCGCGAAATAATGAAACGTGGGGACGAATAaacaatagatacaaataaattgactcaccgttcgccgctaGTCGCTCCGTGTCCAGCCGGTCCAGCTCCATCTCGGCCGCAACTGTCGAACACAGAGTTCCAAGATCCTCCTtacgacgattcgtcttgattcacactCGGTACAAACGCGCGGTCCTTCGTTTTCGGCACTCTCGGTACTCACACGCGTCGAAAACTTGGGATACGAGGAGCAATGGAGAAGATACGAAACACGATCGAACGCGAtacgacttcgcaccatgcatcGTATCTGACGACGGATGATGGCACGAACGCCCGATACTTCACTTCATTTTCGATACTCTAGGACACTCTtgaaacactcgctcgcatcaaaaactcgtacgggacgatgagaatgcgagttgaaatgcgtcGCAACACGCCACGACCTTCCATCATCCCGCCTAATCGACCACTGCTGCCACTGCGTAGAGTGCGTAGTGGcgcagcggcgcgcaggcgcaGCTCGCGCCAGTCACGTGGTCACTGCGTCACGCTGCTACGCAATGGCAGCAGTGGTCGGTTAGGCGGGATGATGGAAGGTCGTGGCGTGTTGCgacgcatttcaactcgcatcctcgtcgtcccgtacgagtttttgatgcGAGTGAGTGTTTCAAGAGTGTCCTAGAGTGTCGAAAATGAAGTGAAGTATCGGGCGTTCGTGCCATCATCCGTCGTCGGATACGATGtatggtgcgaagtcgtgtcgcgtttaaTCGTGTTTTGTATCTTTCTCTG
The Solenopsis invicta isolate M01_SB chromosome 16, UNIL_Sinv_3.0, whole genome shotgun sequence genome window above contains:
- the LOC105207460 gene encoding nuclear envelope integral membrane protein 1 isoform X2 produces the protein MNSIIELAKWILLCFCLSRCAYARRILDEPKIHFMNAADIVQNNNPGLKTYCHNASSKYLTHMWRTMTMDLQINSDSYVLYDGKTPQEILQKYDANEKLWSYFDTGKHRQFKINPFEDTCIGVYIGSPSESGYIMSLTETRINVWKLTMMIMGIIIFWCAKILSRNSLFYYTCGIIFGVTLSLIILIYMAGKLIPWGKMYLVFATSMSLYIAKLLWDNTQVIVMQYREWLMWYILVTSLISFVICYRFGPVTNTRTKQIIQWFLQLVGLALVYHSSHFYEASFSCCIVLILFYNFPKAAFERSKRRNVFPEKRKLLSEEQYHQEGIRQTRKALKDLQNYCSSPECNPWKTVLRLKNPIRFARFMEGDSHLLEDEIEEHEEEVSKILDKDEYTDDDDSF
- the LOC105207460 gene encoding nuclear envelope integral membrane protein 1 isoform X4 codes for the protein MNSIIELAKWILLCFCLSRCAYARRILDEPKIHFMNAADIVQNNNPGLKTYCHNASSKYLTHMWRTMTMDLQINSDSYVLYDGKTPQEILQKYDANEKLWSYFDTGKHRQFKINPFEDTCIGVYIGSPSESGYIMSLTETRINVWKLTMMIMGIIIFWCAKILSRNSLFYYTCGIIFGVTLSLIILIYMAGKLIPWGKMYLVFATSMSLYIAKLLWDNTQVIVMQYREWLMWYILVTSLISFVICYRFGPVTNTRTKQIIQWFLQLVGLALVYHSSHFYEASFSCCIVLILFYNFPKAAFERSKRYWLRFIFIQSNFI
- the LOC105207450 gene encoding uncharacterized protein LOC105207450 codes for the protein MRLPLFILCLAVAYGTCLSHGDVTEIQNGDYKVNLSDVPFERFHSRHKRSLLSPVTAPLDMILRLCGVNEGAITTSVNLLKFVTNALMGQDVCPKTEGVSLLGLIPQMMCHPVQTTEALTCHFLQTVGNGGRALTSKAFDLSVQIFRNIFLPGLHTTLNALKGTHLLPPQINAAIDIFNLIYKFLQIMGYVPN
- the LOC105207460 gene encoding nuclear envelope integral membrane protein 1 isoform X3, yielding MELDRLDTERLAANEIHFMNAADIVQNNNPGLKTYCHNASSKYLTHMWRTMTMDLQINSDSYVLYDGKTPQEILQKYDANEKLWSYFDTGKHRQFKINPFEDTCIGVYIGSPSESGYIMSLTETRINVWKLTMMIMGIIIFWCAKILSRNSLFYYTCGIIFGVTLSLIILIYMAGKLIPWGKMYLVFATSMSLYIAKLLWDNTQVIVMQYREWLMWYILVTSLISFVICYRFGPVTNTRTKQIIQWFLQLVGLALVYHSSHFYEASFSCCIVLILFYNFPKAAFERSKRYWRNVFPEKRKLLSEEQYHQEGIRQTRKALKDLQNYCSSPECNPWKTVLRLKNPIRFARFMEGDSHLLEDEIEEHEEEVSKILDKDEYTDDDDSF
- the LOC105207460 gene encoding nuclear envelope integral membrane protein 1 isoform X1; amino-acid sequence: MNSIIELAKWILLCFCLSRCAYARRILDEPKIHFMNAADIVQNNNPGLKTYCHNASSKYLTHMWRTMTMDLQINSDSYVLYDGKTPQEILQKYDANEKLWSYFDTGKHRQFKINPFEDTCIGVYIGSPSESGYIMSLTETRINVWKLTMMIMGIIIFWCAKILSRNSLFYYTCGIIFGVTLSLIILIYMAGKLIPWGKMYLVFATSMSLYIAKLLWDNTQVIVMQYREWLMWYILVTSLISFVICYRFGPVTNTRTKQIIQWFLQLVGLALVYHSSHFYEASFSCCIVLILFYNFPKAAFERSKRYWRNVFPEKRKLLSEEQYHQEGIRQTRKALKDLQNYCSSPECNPWKTVLRLKNPIRFARFMEGDSHLLEDEIEEHEEEVSKILDKDEYTDDDDSF